Below is a window of Falco peregrinus isolate bFalPer1 chromosome 3, bFalPer1.pri, whole genome shotgun sequence DNA.
ATGTTAGTAATTTGAGCTGAAGGATTTTAAGAGTGACAGCCACTGACACAAATCATAGCAGTgatagaaaatgtgtttgtaaagCTTTGCAAGCTTTAATTTTCTCTGCGTTACTTTCCAGTTTGGAGTTGCTGAACCCCGAAAGCGAGCTTATGCGGAGTTCTATAAAAACTATGACCCCATGAAGGACTTTGAAGCCATGAGAGCAGCTGGTGTGTTTGAGTCTGCACCACCCAAATGATGGTAAGGCACCTTGGTAGTAAGCTACTCTGCATTAGAACAAGAGTAAATTTGTTTCAGTGAAACACTGTGCTTCTGTTTGgaggcttttcctttctgatcaAATAGAAAGGTGCtcccaaagaaaaaagatccAAACTGCCTTTGAGAGACCACTGGGTAATAAAACCTTGAAGAAATAGGGGAACTAGGGAGTGAAGAGTAAGGGCAGAGTAGAA
It encodes the following:
- the LOC101911613 gene encoding cytochrome c oxidase subunit 6C translates to MSSALLPKPQMRRLLARRMKFHLFGAFFVSVGCAALYKFGVAEPRKRAYAEFYKNYDPMKDFEAMRAAGVFESAPPK